Proteins encoded in a region of the Bactrocera tryoni isolate S06 chromosome 4, CSIRO_BtryS06_freeze2, whole genome shotgun sequence genome:
- the LOC120776100 gene encoding nuclear pore complex protein Nup160 homolog — protein MDGPSLFYREVLPDTSCQEDWTEIQLNTGATQSTLQDIKVVEKAGGYCYQNVQLNHNRNRFIYWHTYQDVLELSEVCLDFTLYKNNVRYKFSDTPVLNVAISEQDRFVTILVTTVCSLHHIKFPHPDTLADGGASNISLKSGSNNFQSATGGVSIDFKDSQTFSIFHEANNSSVRDPSSFYVIDTQNAASSAVPHAATSFLSPSGEEAYFALACQSELMLYIMNCENGSTTSQALKENNIMPRLFSNLKNALTGKSDVSDANHANSVVFNYFNGQIYLLALYRDDQLRVWSTNNFQCICSFECIRENNKQRTQGPQSNVLRKINDTSVCAFLSHANRSEFVCIDIHEDAGSSSGLSLSHRKNIPAPLLDLADFAIAESRIWALWTNAEGEFSISNYPLMRGLGMSWSSVAMEPPPDRYLIGNDHSMDPREAYCNYIFQLGTFEREVIAKALFMFRRTNLRFESKHCTLPVLKDQVCQAVEDEIQNEVKEFDVTDEDYLEIATRQWERFYSCCEQYHLKSCQPCGLFVLESIDGVCLVKKNNFSLLRPCDTLEHLMLAGEDLDTSSIVSTYFADNERVGEDLVTLVSIVAQLERWLPDEVKLDVDKRLYRLEMPNVFIAKLSDEILAGDPDSEILPGSFLVWIRQKLQSINDMRMAMMLLLDSLRMDNGNPAGMQTNIGLTQSSQFVNSVGVLFGSHLGLSVLSETVRQITAVKFSICRNLLILQQILIDTYSLSVDLLETVRSHFIPDITIFLQSYFVMGWISQTPVNISAAASLESSIQRLNLLQLANGSGRIYTNGGKYHVSPLLRVFLNAKGLYTAGALYAENFKDSENVPTWSNTLLPLTTIVSQLIWPVSFNFVFGEWLFGTCQHIAIQDYVRLLSNWCEWNICSRQFILAVSLLDCGETYKAYDLFLQSAKGVLREQFLIDKILKGTALAKHCDNLAAMSEDGGGGDNLDSNINNQVITQYYLKVIQLLEQHNALDHIISMAQVAIGLLDKSDPQLPMFQSIVFNNHLRLEHYEEAYHSLIYNAELSRRKDCLRQLVVTLFNRKRLDLLMHFPYVGLHEEFENIVESRARSLVIDQNEVYDFLYAFHVNNGNMRKASAIMYEQAMRFQLESDTVESMEKRCSALLVCINSLHLIDRRYRWIAKPVIGLDDTPPPSAVNDAEPMDNKSDEECGREQVVVLEIKDIKRELLQTEALVRLADHRKDVQTFINAGPQELAIILSGCGLYTDALKLVNGFEISPLPIFDSLTSACVRIDDEGANETWAWLQENDLADLPHRNKPADMAWSLLQKLVYDNELENSTRIRKSVVNKLLSLNAFVPQWLYNDYKSANCRELLYLFVKHNRLLEAAELAQEMINAMLGAGSEYFSFKHAIAVTNPEMCLPINTLDLLLHGLRLNADSDIEYKQVLTELEDVVQNYIDTAQRTAEDKIQMAFHEEYSKHVRQQAAA, from the exons ATGGATGGTCCAAGTTTATTTTATCGAGAAGTTTTACCAGACACTTCGTGTCAAGAAGACTGGACCGAGATACAATTGAATACTG GCGCGACACAGAGCACTCTACAAGATATAAAAGTTGTGGAAAAGGCAGGCGGATATTGCTACCAAAATGTGCAACTAAATCACAATCGGAATCGTTTCATTTATTG GCATACATACCAAGATGTTCTTGAACTATCGGAGGTTTGTTTGGATTTCACTTTGTATAAAAACAATGTTAGGTACAAATTTTCCGACACTCCTGTTTTAAATGTTGCAATAAGCGAGCAAGATCGGTTTGTCACTATTTTAGTGACAACAGTTTGTAGTTTACATCATATAAAATTCCCACATCCAGATACTTTGGCGGATGGTGGAGCCAGCAATATAAGTTTAAAAAGCGGTTCGAACAATTTTCAATCGGCCACCGGTGGAGTGTCAATAGATTTCAAAGATTCgcaaacattttcaatatttcacgAAGCTAATAACTCTTCTGTGCGTGATCCGAGCAGCTTCTATGTTATTGATACACAAAATGCCGCATCAAGTGCAGTACCTCACGCTGCGACCAGCTTTTTGTCGCCCAGTGGAGAAGAGGCATACTTTGCTTTAGCGTGTCAATCTGAGCTTATGTTGTATATAATGAATTGCGAAAATGGTTCTACGACATCTCAGGCCTTGAAAGAAAATAACATAATGCCTCGTCTGTTCTCAAATTTGAAAAACGCCCTCAC AGGTAAAAGTGACGTTTCGGACGCTAACCATGCCAACTCAGTCGTGTTCAATTATTTCAAtggacaaatatatttattggctTTGTACCGTGACGATCAGTTGCGAGTGTGgtcaacaaataattttcaatgtatCTGCTCCTTTGAATGTATACGCGAAAACAATAAACAACGAACACAAGGGC caCAAAGCAATGTTCTACGTAAAATAAACGACACCTCAGTGTGTGCGTTTTTATCTCATGCTAATCGATCGGAATTTGTATGCATAGATATTCACGAAGATGCTGGGTCGTCATCGGGATTGAGCTTAAGCCATCGTAAAAATATTCCTGCACCCCTACTAGATTTAGCCGATTTTGCGATAGCAGAGAGCAGAATTTGGGCACTATGGACGAATGCAGAAGGTGAATTTAGTATCTCAAATTACCCGCTAATGCGTGGCCTCGGCATGAGTTGGTCGTCTGTAGCAATGGAACCCCCACCAGATCGATACCTCATAGGAAATGATCATAGCATGGACCCGCGTGAAGCatattgcaattatatttttcaacttgGCACTTTCGAAAGAGAAGTCATTGCTAAAGCATTATTT ATGTTTCGGCGTACGAATTTGCGTTTCGAGTCAAAACATTGCACACTGCCAGTACTGAAAGATCAAGTTTGTCAAGCTGTCGAAGATGAAATACAAAATGAAGTCAAAGAGTTCGACGTCACTGATGAGGATTACTTGGAAATAGCGACGCGTCAATGGGAACGTTTCTATTCATGTTGCGAACAGTATCACCTGAAATCCTGTCAGCCCTGCGGTCTCTTTGTGCTCGAATCCATCGATGGAGTATGTTTGGTGAAAAAGAACAACTTTTCACTATTGCGTCCTTGCGATACATTAGAGCATCTAATGCTTGCGGGTGAAGATCTCGACACAAGCTCAATTGTATCAACCTACTTTGCAGACAATGAAAGAGTGGGTGAAGACCTCGTTACTTTGGTTTCCATTGTAGCTCAGCTGGAGCGCTGGTTGCCAGATGAAGTCAAATTGGACGTGGATAAACGTCTTTACCGTTTAGAAATGCCAAATGTATTCATTGCCAAATTGAGCGATGAAATTTTAGCAGGAGATCCTGATAGTGAAATACTACCAGGCAGTTTCCTAGTATGGATTAGACAAAAATTGCAGTCCATTAATGACATGCGAATGGCAATGATGCTGCTACTTGATAGTCTACGAATGGATAATGGCAATCCAGCCGGAATGCAAACTAACATCG gtttAACGCAATCGTCGCAATTTGTTAATTCAGTGGGAGTGCTTTTTGGCAGCCATTTGGGTTTGTCAGTGTTATCGGAAACAGTACGCCAAATAACTGCAGTCAA ATTTTCAATTTGTCGCAACCTACTTATACTGCAGCAAATCCTAATCGACACTTATTCCCTTAGCGTTGATTTGTTGGAAACCGTAAGGTCCCATTTTATACCCGACATAACAATTTTCTTACAATCGTACTTCGTAATGGGTTGGATATCACAGACGCCTGTGAATATTAGCGCAGCTGCTTCATT AGAAAGCTCCATTCAGCGCTTGAATCTGCTGCAACTGGCGAATGGCTCCGGTCGGATATATACAAATGGTGGTAAATACCATGTATCTCCTTTGCTACGTGTCTTCCTCAATGCTAAGGGATTGTACACAGCTGGCGCACTGTACGCAGAGAATTTCAAGGACAGCGAAAACGTTCCTACTTGGTCCAATACATTGCTGCCGCTAACTACAATTGTGAGCCAGTTAAT ttGGCcggtttcttttaattttgtatttggtGAATGGTTATTTGGGACTTGTCAGCACATTGCCATTCAGGATTATGTACGATTGCTCAGCAATTGGTGTGAATGGAATATTTGCTCAC GACAATTTATCCTTGCCGTGTCTCTGCTGGACTGTGGGGAAACATACAAGGCCTACGACCTTTTCCTGCAATCCGCTAAAGGTGTCCTGCGAGAGCAGTTCTTGATTGACAAAATTCTTAAAGGCACCGCTCTAGCTAAACATTGCGACAATCTCGCTGCGATGAGTGAagatggtggtggtggtgataATTTAGATAGTAACATAAATAACCAGGTCATCACGCAGTACTATTTGAAAGTGATACAACTGCTTGAGCAGCATAACGCATTGGATCACATTATTTCTATGGCGCAAGTAGCAATTGGATTGCTGGACAAATCCGATCCTCAGTTGCCGATGTTTCAGTCGATTGTGTTCAATAATCACTTACGTTTGGAACACTATGAGGAGGCTTACCACTCGCTCATCTACAATGCAGAGCTTTCGCGACGCAAGGATTGTTTACGACAGCTGGTCGTGACGTTATTTAATCGCAAGAGACTTGATCTTTTAATGCACTTCCCATATGTTGGATTGCACGAAGAGTTTGAAAATATTGTCGAATCACGTGCACGCTCATTAGTAATTGATCAAAATGAGGTCTATGACTTTCTGTATGCATTTCATGTGAACAATGGAAATATGAGAAAAG CTTCTGCCATCATGTATGAACAGGCAATGCGTTTTCAGTTGGAAAGCGATACGGTAGAATCCATGGAGAAGCGCTGTTCAGCACTTTTAGTTTGCATCAATTCGTTGCATCTTATTGATCGTCGGTATCGTTGGATTGCAAAACCTGTAATTGGCTTGGATGACACACCTCCACCGAGTGCAGTTAACGATGCCGAGCCAATGGACAATAAATCAGATGAAGAGTGCGGTCGTGAGCAAGTGGTGGTATTagaaataaaagatataaaacgtGAACTACTTCAGACGGAAGCATTGGTGCGGCTCGCTGATCACCGCAAAGACGTACAGACCTTCATCAATGCAGGACCACAAGAGTTGGCGATTATCTTATCTGGCTGTGGTCTATATACCGATGCATTGAAACTGGTAAACGGTTTTGAGATATCACCACTTCCCATATTCGACAGTTTAACTTCTGCGTGCGTACGCATTGACGATGAAGGCGCCAATGAAACATGGGCGTGGTTACAAGAAAATGACTTGGCTG ACTTGCCTCATCGCAACAAGCCCGCCGACATGGCCTGGTCCCTACTACAAAAATTAGTTTATGACAATGAATTGGAAAATTCGACACGTATACGCAAATCTGTGGTTAATAAGCTACTAAGCTTGAACGCTTTTGTACCACAATGGCTGTACAATGACTACAAA TCGGCAAATTGCAGAGAactattgtatttatttgtaaaacacAATCGCTTGCTTGAAGCTGCGGAACTAGCACAGGAAATGATTAACGCTATGTTAGGAGCCGGCAGTGAGTACTTCAGTTTTAAGCATGCTATCGCGGTTACAAATCCAGAAATGTGCTTGCCTATCAACACCCTTGATCTTTTATTGCATGGATTGAGACTAAACGCCGATTCAGACATAGAGTATAAACAG GTACTCACTGAATTGGAAGACGTTGTGCAGAACTACATTGATACAGCACAACGCACAGCAGAGGACAAAATTCAAATGGCATTTCACGAAGAATATTCAAAACATGTGCGGCAGCAAGCTGCGGCTTAA
- the LOC120776101 gene encoding probable serine/threonine-protein kinase tsuA: MNNMDHVKNFYPENYKLDLSETMKAALSKGPGGVGLGGGGGGSGSAGSSGGGHGMGAAVSHNEIQTGGSTGIPGVGYVTEKLYMLLQLYLQNKGWNPSAELLQCFTDLKDNAMLPSAAYLQVLANRLTLDAQGRLILRENGKIVLPFEHFANAVMLKHMSGPHGLHLSVEATVRAVIESYTIGRENFGMEKEFIIEVVQSCPSPACRYYKNHLGMSPLPFMDQQFPGVNHADFLQHLPHLPPPPPHPMVPGSTNSGVSSAGSSSSGGGNSNITGSSGGSVSAGGEVDLTKSSTTSHSTGKVPVPTQLQMLTKQQQNSIQSQLSQLSAAAAAAAHHQQQQQAAAAAAAAAAAKQQQQQAQAAAVAQQQQQQQLTAALLQQQQSRALAQQSLEKFNNLSALEKQRVLQQLDPKHFDPMAVAAAAANLQMQGISDFRVAAIAAAAAQAAGGSPMLPSSSTAACGAPISGSSALNSNNSSMTGSGNNSNSTTGIGNCGGNLSGASVLPSTVGSMNNSGGSNSSASSAGHIPVNNTSNNNIIGVSSNNSHHSHQLPPPSQSPSAHSSHSSSSSSSHSAEQIVQKNVELLRSNLESIESNKDLLALHNGAWTVPDNNREPLPVGQDKIVRIFTELMRNMARMKTYIRPSMCKPYGKQSESLQKTLLDTIQIVQTLRNCLPAPHIPVSSWKSESEGNTGLITANNGSVGSTSNSIMGGVGAGLMVTNRVENLTN, encoded by the exons ATGAATAATATg GATCacgtaaaaaatttttatcctGAAAATTATAAACTGGATCTTTCGGAAACAATGAAGGCAGCGCTATCAAAAGGGCCAGGTGGTGTGGGTCTTGGCGGTGGGGGCGGTGGATCAGGCAGCGCTGGTAGTAGTGGTGGTGGACATGGAATGGGTGCGGCAGTATCTCATAATGAAATACAGACTGGCGGAAGTACCGGTATTCCTGGTGTTGGATACGTAACAGAGAAGTTATATATGCTATTGCAGCTCTACTTGCAAAACAAAGGATGGAACCCAAGTGCTGAATTATTGCAATGCTTTACGGATCTCAAAGATAATGCCATGTTACCTAGCGCTGCCTATTTGCA aGTTCTGGCTAATCGTTTAACTTTGGACGCTCAAGGGCGTTTAATATTACGAGAAAATGGTAAAATTGTCCTTCCATTTGAACATTTCGCCAACGCTGTGATGCTAAAACACATGTCTGGCCCACATGGACTGCACTTAAGTGTTGAAGCTACTGTGCGTGCAGTGATTGAATCTTATACAATCGGTCGTGAAAATTTTGGCATGGAAAAGGAATTCATAATAGAAGTTGTTCAGTCTTGTCCTAGTCCAGCTTGCCGTTATTATAAGAATCATCTTGGTATGTCACCGTTGCCATTTATGGATCAACAATTCCCAGGGGTAAATCACGCAGATTTCCTACAGCATTTGCCACACCTACCCCCACCACCGCCTCACCCCATGGTTCCTGGATCCACTAACAGCGGTGTCTCTTCTGCGGGGTCCTCATCCTCAGGTGGAGGTAATAGTAATATTACTGGTTCATCTGGTGGTTCTGTTAGTGCAGGCGGAGAAGTCGACTTAACAAAAAGCTCCACAACATCACACTCAACTGGAAAGGTGCCGGTCCCCACTCAACTGCAAATGcttacaaagcaacaacaaaacagtaTACAATCACAATTGTCGCAGCTTAGTGCAGCTGCTGCAGCAGCAGCCCaccatcaacagcaacaacaagccgctgctgctgcagctgctgctgccgccgctaaacaacaacaacagcaggcaCAAGCGGCGGCTGTtgctcaacaacaacaacagcagcaattgaCAGCGGCACTTTTACAGCAACAACAGAGTCGGGCATTAGCTCAGCaaagtttggaaaaattcaataacTTGAGTGCTTTGGAGAAACAACGTGTGCTACAACAATTAGATCCAAAACATTTCGATCCAATGGCTGTGGCTGCGGCAGCTGCCAATTTACAAATGCAGGGCATTAGTGATTTTAGG GTTGCCGCAATCGCTGCTGCAGCCGCGCAGGCAGCTGGAGGGTCTCCTATGTTGCCATCATCTTCGACTGCTGCATGTGGTGCACCGATAAGCGGTAGTAGTGCCCTTAACAGCAATAATAGCAGTATGACCGGAAGTGGTAATAACAGTAATAGTACTACTGGCATTGGAAATTGTGGCGGTAATTTAAGTGGAGCCTCCGTTTTGCCATCAACGGTTGGTAGCATGAACAACAGTGGCGGGAGCAATAGCAGCGCAAGTAGTGCGGGACACATTCCTGTTAACAACACaagtaacaacaacataatTGGTGTCAGCAGCAACAATTCTCACCATAGTCATCAATTGCCGCCTCCATCACAATCGCCTAGTGCGCACTCCAGTCATTCTTCGTCCTCATCTTCATCGCACTCCgctgaacaaattgttcagaaaaATGTAGAACTTTTGCG TTCTAATTTGGAATCTATTGAATCGAATAAAGACTTGCTGGCATTGCACAATGGCGCATGGACTGTACCGGATAATAATCGCGAACCTTTACCAGTGGGCCAAGATAAAATAGTGCGTATTTTCACTGAGCTAATGAGAAATATGGCGCGCATGAAAACCTATATACGTCCGTCTATGTGTAAACCATACGGCAAACAAAGCGAGAGCTTACAGAAAA CACTTTTGGATACAATACAGATTGTGCAAACCTTGCGTAATTGCTTGCCAGCACCACACATCCCGGTGTCCTCGTGGAAAAGTGAAAGTGAAGGTAACACTGGTTTAATAACTGCGAATAACGGTTCGGTAGGTAGTACGAGTAACAGCATAATGGGTGGAGTAGGCGCTGGTTTAATGGTGACTAACAGAGTGGAAAATTTGACCAACTGa
- the LOC120773957 gene encoding cell wall protein DAN4 isoform X2 — MFGISAGNKTGSTIKLLNSKQWSDPDNNLFDGPSVSGITSAACALGAVGVEKCTNSTTTPTISISTAEGSLSADANVHNAAQSPSSTASTTPLVSIPNSPDTGATPKLIVITTSSTTESDKSPSSSSMPAKTAFTTVTTTTTAEIMDENRFSILGKDISNEVDVYDLPSPPKNGLNTPPPEGVTSVLLNTSAGTTASTATTPSPSNTPKQHSERDSVAGLSPKKKHHHKNENNNHQNDIDSIESISDNTKLPSNDLEWIDELLLERNGKELLSKKNKKKKKKISTTKELDQLDGVSSKQNAKDGAADEDDKVVKCLYYTLMCCDCTIS, encoded by the exons CGATCCTGACAATAACCTCTTCGACGGTCCTTCAGTATCTGGCATAACGTCAGCTGCTTGTGCCCTCGGCGCTGTGGGTGTGGAGAAATGTACCAACTCAACAACTACACCAACAATATCTATCTCAACAGCCGAAGGCAGCTTAAGCGCTGATGCCAATGTTCATAACGCAGCACAAAGCCCCAGTAGTACAGCCTCTACAACGCCTCTAGTGTCTATACCGAACAGCCCCGATACTGGTGCCACACCGAaattaattgttattacaaCTTCTAGTACAACGGAGAGTGACAAAAGTCCCAGCTCTAGCAGTATGCCGGCCAAAACTGCGTTTACAACTGTGACCACAACCACAACGGCAGAAATAATGGAT GAGAATCGTTTTTCAATTCTCGGCAAGGACATTTCGAACGAGGTCGACGTATATGACCTGCCATCACCACCTAAAAATGGTCTTAATACTCCACCACCTGAGGGTGTAACGAGTGTGCTCTTGAATACATCGGCTGGTACGACGGCTTCAACAGCGACCACACCGTCGCCGTCTAACACACCTAAACAACATAGTGAACGAGATTCTGTGGCTGGTTTGTCCCCCAAAAAGAAGCATCaccataaaaatgaaaataataatcatCAG AATGATATTGATTCCATCGAAAGTATATCCGATAATACAAAATTGCCAAGTAACGATCTTGAATGGATTGATGAGCTACTTCTCGAACGCAATGGCAAGGAATTGCTCAGtaagaagaacaagaaaaagaaaaagaagatctCAACTACGAAGGAATTAGACCAACTTGACGGCGTATCGAGCAAGCAAAACGCCAAAGACGGCGCTGCCGATGAAGACGATAAAGTGGTAAAGTGTCTTTACTACACATTGATGTGCTGCGATTGTACAATCTCTTAA
- the LOC120776102 gene encoding replication factor C subunit 3, whose amino-acid sequence MALWVDKHRPRELSKLDYHKEQAENLRNLCQQGDFPHLMFYGPSGAGKKTRIMCLLRELYGAGVERLRNETMTFTTPSNRKVEVMTVGSNYHLEVNPSDAGIYDRVVVIDLIKQVAQTHQIDASGQREFKVIVLSEVDELTKDAQHALRRTMEKYVATCRIILSVNSTSRVIPAIRSRCLGIRVAAPNEEEITSVLQLTCKREGLTLPAELAARIVDKSEHNLRRALLMLEACKVQQYPFTGQQDIVELDWQVYLRETANQIVTEQTPAKLEKIRDRLYELLAQGVPPDMIFRGLVEQLVRNCDMSIKAKTLEYATLYEHRMQNGSKHIFHLEAFVAQFMNIYKKFISESMMMDDF is encoded by the exons ATGGCTCTCTGGGTTGATAAACATCGTCCGCGTGAATTATCCAAATTAGATTATCACAAA GAGCAGGCTGAAAATTTGCGAAATCTTTGTCAACAAGGAGATTTTCCACATCTAATGTTTTATGGTCCCTCCGGTGCGGGTAAGAAGACACGAATTATGTGTTTGCTGCGCGAATTATATGGTGCCGGCGTTGAGAGACTGCGCAACGAAACAATGACTTTTACCACACCATCCAATCGAAAAGTGGAGGTGATGACAGTTGGAAGTAATTATCATCTAGAGGTCAATCCATCTGATGCGGGTATTTATGATCGCGTTGTGGTTATCGACCTTATCAAGCAAGTGGCTCAAACACATCAAATCGATGCATCAGGGCAGCGTGAATTTAAAGTGATTGTACTCTCCGAAGTAGATGAACTGACCAAAGATGCTCAACATGCCCTTCGTCGTACAATGGAAAAATATGTTGCTACGTGCCGAATAATACTGTCGGTAAACTCTACTTCCCGTGTTATACCAGCAATAAGATCACGTTGCTTGGGTATACGTGTAGCAGCGCCCAACGAAGAAGAAATAACATCGGTACTTCAACTAACTTGTAAGCGCGAAGGTTTGACATTGCCGGCCGAGTTGGCGGCACGTATTGTGGATAAAAGTGAACATAATTTGCGTCGTGCATTGTTGATGCTGGAAGCATGTAAGGTACAGCAGTATCCATTTACTGGGCAACAGGACATTGTTGAATTAGACTGGCAAGTGTACTTACGTGAAACAGCTAACCAAATTGTGACGGAACAAACCCCCGCAAAATTAGAGAAAATACGCGATCGTTTGTATGAGTTGCTTGCACAAGGTGTGCCGCCTGACATGATTTTCCGTGGACTAGTAGAACAACTTGTGAGGAATTGCGATATGTCAATTAAGGCGAAAACATTGGAGTATGCGACCCTATACGAGCACCGAATGCAAAACGGttcaaaacacatttttcatttggAGGCGTTTGTTGCTCAATTTATGAACATTTATAAGAAATTCATTTCCGAGTCGATGATGATGGAcgatttttag